The window CGCGTCATGGAAGTTCAGCAATGAGGAGCATTGCGATTTCGATCGATGAGATGGGCAGACTGCGGATGTTGCACATGTACATGGTGCTACAAGAGTGTCTGTCTACCGCATCACTATTACACTCCAAAGACTCTACGGGGAATGAACGAGAATGACTCAAACTAACTGGGCTAAGCTACTGCGGGTAGCACCGCTTTCGGCGCTTTTGGCTACCTTGACCGTCGGCAGTGCGGCAGCGATCGCCCTAGCCGCCGAAGGGCCTATTCAAAATTTCAACTGGCTCAAAGATGAAGCCCTGCTCGACCAGGCTCTCGATGCAGCCCACACCAAAGACGATGACGACGACGATGATGACGATGACGGTGATGACGTCGAATCGGGCGAAGTCATCTACCAGCAGCAGCGCACCACGACCACGACGACCACCACCGTCAACCAGGTCAGCTTTAGCGATATTTCCACCAACTACTGGGCCAGCAACTTTGTCTATCGCCTCTCGGCCATCAAAGTCGTCAGCGGATTTCCCAGCGGAAATTTTCTGCCGAGCAACAATCTCACCAAAGCCCAGTATGCGGCGATGATTGCTCAGGCCTTTGATATGCCTGCTTCGCGTCAAACCGTCACCCTGCGCAACGTCAACCGCAGCTACTGGGCCTACAGCGCCATCCAAAAAGCCTATTCCATGGGCTTTTTAGAGGTCTCCAATGGGACGTTTGACACCAACGGCACCATGACCCGTCTCGACATGTTGGTGATGCTGGCCCGAGGGCTTAACATTACCCAAGTCACCTCTGGGCAGTCGGTCGATAGCCTGTTGAGCATCTTCAGCGATGCCAACCAGATCCCTAGCGAGTATCGCGTCATTATCGCGGCTCTGGTAGAGCGCGGCATTTTGGTGAACTATCCCACCATCACCCAGCTAAACCTGTTTGGGGTGGTTTCTCGCGCTGAAGCCTGTAGCTTTGTCTATCAGGCCCTGGCTTACATGGGCAAGGTCGAAACCGTTGAGTCGGCCTACATCGTCAACAGCAGCAACTTTTCCAATCTGACTGAAACCATCACCAACACCACCGAAACTACCACCGAAACTGGTGAGACTACCACCGAAACTGGTGAGGTGGATATGGGTGATGACGACGACGATGATGATGACGACGATGATGATGATCGCAGACAGAACTGCAACCAGGGCATCGGCAATGGTGCAGAGGGCTGTGACCCCGGCAACTCTCGCCCCCACGGCGGCAGCAATGACGAGGGTGGTCGCACCCCCGGCAACCGCTAGTCTACGTTCTCTGTCCTTATAAGTGTTACAAGACGCCCTGCGGGGCGTCTTTTTTTGCGCCTAAGAATCAGGGGTGGGGGTGTCGATGCCAAAGGCTTGAGCGGGGGGCAGTTGGAGCAGGCTGAGCAAGCCATCGAGCATGTACTGCACGGCCAAGGCTGCCAGCAGGACCCCCAGCACTCGGGTCACCACGTTGATGCCAATTTGGCCCAGCACCTTGGCCAGCGGCCGCGACAGCAGCAAAAACAGATAACACAGCAGCAACACCACCGCCGCTGCCGCTAACACCACACTCAGGCCCAGGTAATAGTTAGTTGACTCCCGCGATAGCACCAATATGCTGGCTAAGCTGCCCGGTCCGGCAATCAACGGAATTGCCAACGGAAACACGCTGACATCCTGCTTGGTACCCGCTTCCTGTGCTTCGGCTTCGGTTTCGCGCTCCTGGTGCACAAAGATCATGTCGAGGGCGATCTTAAACAACAAAAACCCCGCCGCAATTTGAAAGGCTTGCAGGCTGATGCCCAGGTTGTGCAGCACGTAGGCCCCCGTCAACCCAAAGGCTAAAAGAATGCCTGCCGACACCGCCACTGCTCGGGTGGCGATCTGGGTTTGCTCGGTCTCGGTGCGATCGCTCACCAACGCCAGGTACAAGGGCGCTAGCCCCACCGGGTCAATCACCACAAACAGGGTCAGAAAGGCTTTAGCAAACAGCGGCAGAATGATCGGCATAGGGACGCTTAGGAGACTGCCTCAAATCTACCGCTGTTCGGGGTAAACGGTCGCTCTCCCTTGTGTTAGATCAAGGGTATAGATCACCAGTCCAAACAGGTTTCAGCTATTGCAGTCAAGACCCAGCGATTTTCCCAAGGGATTAACTAGCTACCAGATCAAAGTCTTAGCGGCGGTGACCATGCTGGTGGATCACATCGGCGTGGTGTTTTTCCCTGAGGCGATCGCGTTTCGAATTATTGGGCGGATCAGCTTTCCGCTGTTTATCTGGCTGCTGGTACAGGGTGAGGCCCACACCAAGCATGTGGGACGCTATGGGCTGCGGCTGGTGGTGTTGGGCGTGGTGTCTCAGCCTATCTATCAAGCCACCTTTGATACGACTGAGCCCAATATTTTGTTCGAGCTGCTTTTGGGGCTGATCTGTCTGCGGTTGGTGCGGGCGTTTCCTCGATTTCAGCTGCCTATCTGGATTGGGGGGGCGGGTTTGAGCGAACTGCTGGCTATGGGCTACAGCAGCTACGGCATTGGGTTAATTGCTCTCACCCGATACTACCGCCCCACGGTGCCGTGGGGGTTGGCCTGGATCGGTTTTCATCTGCTTTGGGCCTGGATAGAGGGGCCATTTCAACTGCCGGCGATCGCAGTCCCCCTGATCTTTTGGCTGGCCAGTGGGAAGCGAGGACCCAAGGCGCGATGGTTCTATGCCTTCTATCCCGGTCATCTTGCCCTGCTATGGCTCATTCAGCAGGGTTTGAACTAACAGCAGGAGGCACCCTCTTACGATTTGAGGGCCAGGAGAACTCACGTCTGCGGCACCGCCTAGCAATAAACCCCCACCATCAGCAGTTGCTCTGCCGCCCGGCGGGGGTTACTGATTCAAGATAGAGGCGGTTTAAGCCAGGTCTACAAAAAGTGGTCGATCGCTACTGCTGAAACGGCTGCAAATGCAGTAATTGCCAGGCCCACAAACGGATTCTGCCCTTGGGCAACCGCAAAGCTAGTAATCACGCCAGCCCCTAGAGCCGCGATCGCAACGGAGCCAATCCAGTCTTTTTGTAGGTTATGCATGGGTTCTTAAAAATGGGGTATGACGCACAAGAATTGAGCAGCCGTTGTGTGTAGAAACTGCGTACCCAACTCTAGGGCTGTTCAGACCTCACGCTATCACCCTGGCCGAGTTCAAACGAAACCGCAGCCAGGAACTGATACCAAGCTTAAGGCTTGGTTAGATTAATTAACATTCCTCCCATAGGAGGAGCAGGCTCAACGGCAAAATCAGTCTTAGGAGAGGGGTTGGGCTATTCAACACGGCGGGTATTGCCTGCCTTGACCCAGCCTTCCTGACCGTTAGACACCACCCGCACCTTAACCCACGACTTGTCGGCGGGTTCTTCAAGCACCACCACCGCTTCGTTGACATCCACGCCCCCCACTTGGGGAAACTCGACACCGGGACCTTCGCGCATGACTAGGCCAATGGGCTGCACCACCGTGGCGTTGTAGTCACCAGGCTCGAGGGCGGGCTCTGCCGGCGGCTCCGCTGGGGCCGGTGAGGCTTCGACTACAGGCTCGGCAGGGGCTTCTGGAGCAGCCTCTGGGGCTGGGGTCGGCATTTCATCGCCATACAGTGGTTTGGGCGGCAGCACCGACAGGCGACCCATGAAGTAGCGGGCGGTGGCCACCCCCGCCATCGACAGCAGAATGAGGGCGATCGCCATGCCCAAGATTAATTTCGATAGGCCAATGAAAAATCCTTTCATGGAGGCAGCGGGCCGGAGGTAGGGTCTACAGGTTGCTAATGGTACAGCACCTCTTGGCAATCGGCATCGGGAAGCTAATCGCCACTGGGAAGAGTTGGGCGAAACCGGGAGTCGATACCGCCGCGGGATGCCATGCGGGCTTTGCCTGAGGCCGCCCAGGCTTGCAGCGCCTCAATTTGCTCCTGGGCAGTGCGGGCTAGAGGCACCATTTCGCTGGCGGCGGTGAGGATGTCGTCGGTGGTGAAGTCGCGGCTTTGACTAAAACCCAGGTGCATGGCCTCGACAATCGCCTGTTCGATCTCAGCCCCTGAGAAGTCGGGGGTTTCGTAGGCCAGCCGGGTGGTGTCAAAAGTTTTGAGAGTGTGGGGCCGCAGCCGCGAGAGGTGGACTTCAAAAATGGCCTGGCGATCGCTCTGGCTGGGCAGCCCGACAAAGAAAATTTCGTCAAAGCGGCCCCGGCGCAGCATCTCCGGCGGCAGCGCCTGAATGTTGTTGGCGGTGGCTACGACAAACACCGGTGAGGTTTTCTCCGCCATCCAGGTGATGAAGGTGCCAAAAACTCGGCTGGCGGTGCCCGAGTCGCCCCGGCCATCCATACCAGCAAAGGCTTTGTCGATTTCGTCAATCCACAGCACGCAGGGGGCCAAGGCTTCTGCCAGCTGAATCATTTGGCGGGTGCGGGCCTCTGACTCGCCCACCAGGCCACCAAACAGCCGGCCCACGTCGAGGCGCAGCAGGGGCAGGTGCCAGTGGTGGGCGATCGCCTTGGCGGTCAGCGACTTGCCCGTACCCTGAAT is drawn from Leptolyngbya subtilissima AS-A7 and contains these coding sequences:
- a CDS encoding S-layer homology domain-containing protein, with amino-acid sequence MTQTNWAKLLRVAPLSALLATLTVGSAAAIALAAEGPIQNFNWLKDEALLDQALDAAHTKDDDDDDDDDDGDDVESGEVIYQQQRTTTTTTTTVNQVSFSDISTNYWASNFVYRLSAIKVVSGFPSGNFLPSNNLTKAQYAAMIAQAFDMPASRQTVTLRNVNRSYWAYSAIQKAYSMGFLEVSNGTFDTNGTMTRLDMLVMLARGLNITQVTSGQSVDSLLSIFSDANQIPSEYRVIIAALVERGILVNYPTITQLNLFGVVSRAEACSFVYQALAYMGKVETVESAYIVNSSNFSNLTETITNTTETTTETGETTTETGEVDMGDDDDDDDDDDDDDRRQNCNQGIGNGAEGCDPGNSRPHGGSNDEGGRTPGNR
- a CDS encoding MarC family protein, which codes for MPIILPLFAKAFLTLFVVIDPVGLAPLYLALVSDRTETEQTQIATRAVAVSAGILLAFGLTGAYVLHNLGISLQAFQIAAGFLLFKIALDMIFVHQERETEAEAQEAGTKQDVSVFPLAIPLIAGPGSLASILVLSRESTNYYLGLSVVLAAAAVVLLLCYLFLLLSRPLAKVLGQIGINVVTRVLGVLLAALAVQYMLDGLLSLLQLPPAQAFGIDTPTPDS
- a CDS encoding TraX family protein, whose protein sequence is MQSRPSDFPKGLTSYQIKVLAAVTMLVDHIGVVFFPEAIAFRIIGRISFPLFIWLLVQGEAHTKHVGRYGLRLVVLGVVSQPIYQATFDTTEPNILFELLLGLICLRLVRAFPRFQLPIWIGGAGLSELLAMGYSSYGIGLIALTRYYRPTVPWGLAWIGFHLLWAWIEGPFQLPAIAVPLIFWLASGKRGPKARWFYAFYPGHLALLWLIQQGLN
- a CDS encoding SH3 domain-containing protein, with protein sequence MKGFFIGLSKLILGMAIALILLSMAGVATARYFMGRLSVLPPKPLYGDEMPTPAPEAAPEAPAEPVVEASPAPAEPPAEPALEPGDYNATVVQPIGLVMREGPGVEFPQVGGVDVNEAVVVLEEPADKSWVKVRVVSNGQEGWVKAGNTRRVE